The DNA segment CTCACGACTCAAATGGCCGAAAAGGAGGTCCTGAGGTTGCGGGCGTGGTCGAGCGCCGGCGATTCGATAGCGCCCGATGTGACCTTGGTCCTTGGGGAGACCCTGGTGGGCTTGGCCGCCAAGGAACGTCGACGGGTCCTTCTGAACGATATGTCGAGCGATAGCGCCCGGGCGCTTCCTTATTATGTGAGGGCCATGAATGTGGGGTCCTTTTTGGCGCAACCCGTTTTTTTCAAGAGTGGAACATCGGAAGGGACCGGGAACGATGAGACCGAGCTAGCCGGGGTACTGGTCCTGGACCACCCAGAAAAAGATTTTTTCAACGAAAAGATATTGGGATTGTTGGAACCTTTGATCATGCTCGTTGCCGACGAGATCGAGAACGTCCGGATCCTTCATTTTTCAAGGACCAAGACACGGAACCTCCACGCGCTTTATGAGGTTTCCCGCTCTTTCTCCGCGCATTTGAAGGTCGAACGGGTCCTGGAGGCTGCCGTGAAGACGGCCAGGGAGATCGCCATTTGCGATTCTTGCTATATCGCGCTCCTGGAAGGGGACAACCGCTCTTTCACGGTACGCGCCTGGTGGGGACACCAGGCGGCGGAAAAGAGCTCGAAATTGGAGGATGAACTCGCGGCTTGGATGTTGGAGAACAAAAATCCGATCCGATATACCCGGGGAGTCCGTGAAAAAAGCCTGAACTCCTTCACGAAGAAAGAGGGGATGCTGGGATCGACCCAATCCTTCCTGATGGCGCCGCTCATGTCCGGAGAGGATGTATTGGGCGTTATTCGGTTGAACAGCTCTCGGGCCAACGCTTATCAGTCCTACGATCAGGATGTGTTGGTCACGTTGGCGAACCAAACCGCCATGGCATTGGGAAACGCGATCATGGTGGAACAGATCGAGGAAATGGCCATTCGGGATGGATTGACCGGGTGCTTCAATCACAGGTATTTTCAAGAAAAGTTGGGCGAAGAAATGGCAAAGGCCGAGCGCTATAACAAGGACCTCTGCTTAGCTCTTTTGGATGTGGATCACTTCAAGAAATTCAACGACTCTTATGGACACCAGGAAGGGGACCGCGTTCTTCGAACGGTGGCGGAGGTCATTCAAGGGACCGTGCGCCGTAAGATCGATACGGTCGCCCGTTACGGCGGCGAAGAATTCGCCATCATCCTGCCGGAATGTGACGGGAACGCCGGGAGGGAATGGGCGGATCGTATCCGAAAGAATGTGGAAGGCCATCTTTTCGAAAATAACGGTAAACCGCTTTACCGGGTGACAGTATCCTTGGGAGTATCCACCTTCCCGTTCGATTCCCGGGAGCAAAAAGAGTTGATCCAACTTGCGGATAAAGGTCTCTATACGGCAAAAAAAAATGGACGGAACCGTGTCGAACTTTACCGGCCTGGCCAAGATTGATCTTGTCCGAAAATCGCTGGTTGGGTGCTATATGTTGTATGGTTTAAAGTAAACCTACTAAAAAAAGGGTTCCGGAACAAAAAAGTCACCTATTGGGGGCCGAAAACGCCCTTTATCTTTCCTTCTTTTTCCCTCCCTTTACAATGCGGTTGTCACTTGGCTCCAAAGAGCGTTGTCAACCCCCTGCCATGAGGGCGGAATGATCCTGACTATCAAAGAAATCGCCTCAAAGCTTGGCGTTCACGAGCAAACACTGCGCAATTGGGAACGTTCCGGGCTTCTGAAGATCTCTCGTTTTGGACGGAATCGGACCCGGATATACAATGAAAAGGACCTCCTCTTATGTCGGAAGATCATCGGCCTCTCGGATCAAGGCATCAATTTGCGTGGCATAAAAGAACTATTGGCACGTGAAAAGAACGGAAGGGTCAAGGGGGTGGTGGTCGGCCACCGCCACTAATGTGGGATCCGGAGTCAAGAGCTTTTGGGGAACGTGACTTCGGAAAGGCTTGAAAACAAAGGCGTTTTGGGAGCTTATTTCTTGACAGTGACGATGGAATTGCCATAATGACGGTAATTTTTCGCCCTGTCGAAAATTTGGTCCTTAGTTCTTCAAGCCGAAATCAGTCTCATTTTTGTAAAATACGTCGCTTTCGCCCCAAGTTGGATTGGACTTTGTCCTGAGGAGCCAGCGTGGTTAATCCTGTCGTCCCTATCGATCCCTTGATGGTGCTCCAGAAGAGCCTGGATTCGCTTGCGATCCAGCATGAAGCCATCGCCAACAACCTGGCCAACATCGATACGCCGCAATTCAAGCGGACGGTCGTTTCATTCCAAGACAAGCTCAAGAATGCATTGGAGGTCAACCCGCCCTCGGACCTTTGGCGGACCAACCCCATGCATTTTCCAATGGCCAAGCCGATCTCCCTGGACCATTTTCAACCCGATTCCAGGACCATTACCGAGACCATCGGACGCAATGACGGTAACAACGTCGATTTGGAAATGGAATCCGGTGTTTTGGCCGAGAACAACCTTCTTTACAACAGTCTCGTGGATGTGACAAGCCGCTATATGGCGAATTTGCGGCACTCCATCACGGAAGGGAAACAGTAATCGATGGGCGCTCTTTCCGGTGTTTTTGCTCCGTTCGCCATCTCCGCATCGGCCTTGACGGCTGAACGCTTGAGAATGGATGTGATCTCCAACAATATCGCCAATGCCAATACGACAAGGACCGTCGAAGGCGGCCCCTATGTCCGGCAAAGGGTGGTTTTCGCTCCCCGCTTTGATGCGACCCCGGCTTTCGCCCCGCTTTTGCCAACGATGACCCCGGATGGGCAGCCGGTCGGTGTCCGTGTAACGGCGATCGAAAGGGATCCGGCGACTCCCAAAATGGTCTACGACCCAGGCCACCCGGACGCTAACGCGGAGGGCTATGTGGCGTATCCCAATGTCAATGTGGTCAATGAAATGGTCGATATGATCTCGGCGACACGGGCTTACGAGGCGAACATTACGGCTTTCAACGCCACGAAGTCCATGGCATTGCAGGCGCTTTCGCTGGGGAAGTAAGTTTTTAAAGTTGGCGCAAAAAACGATTGAAGGATGATATGCAGATCCAACCGATCCAAATGCCCATCTCAATGACGCAAGGAATGATCCAGCCTATCCAACCTTTGGAGGCTCAATCTATCGCCAATTCCACCGAAGTTTCGGCGGCCAACTTCAAGGATCTTTTGAAGAATGCTTTGACGGACCTGAATGCCAGCCAGGTGGGCGCTAATGAATCGATCAAGAACCTCGCCACCGGCGGGGAAGAGAACCTTCATGATGTGATGATCTCGATGGAGAAGGCCAGTTTGACCCTGCAGTACGCGATCCAGATCCGTAATAAGGTCCTGGAGTCCTACCAGTCGGTCATTCAAATGCAGATCTAGAAGTTTTGTTTTTGGTTGAGGTCGTCCTAATTCCGGGCTTGGTGAGGAAAGATTGAACAACTTTTTTCAACAAATGATCCAGCAATTCAAAGAGGTTTGGGGCCGCTTTAACCGGACCCAGAAGACCTTGATCATCGCCATTCCATCCGTACTTTTGATCGGATTGCTGGTGTTCATCCTGGTCTCGTCCCAGTCCCGCTATGAGGTCCTTTATTCCCATTTGGAGGAGAAAGACGCCTCCGAAGTGACGGCGGAGCTTAAAAAAGAGAATATTCCTTATAAGTTGGCCACAAAGGACAATTATGTGGTGGTCCTCGTTCCTTCCGAGAAGGTCTATGACACTCGCCTGAATCTGGCGGGCCAGGGACTTCCCAAAGGCAGCGGGGTCGGTTATGAGATCTTCGACCAGCCCAAATGGGGGTCCACCGACTTTACCCAGAAGGTCAATTATAAACGCGCCCTCGAGACCGAAATGGCGCGGACCATCAGCAGCCTCCAGCAGATCCAAACCGCTCGAGTGAGCATCGTGATGCCGGAACCCGAGCTTTTTACCGAGAAGGAGAAGCCGACCACGGCTTCCGTGGTCCTTGAGTTGAAACCTGACAATCCGCTCCGCAAAGAACAGGTGCGGGGTATCGTGCACTTGGTCTCGGCCAGTGTGGAGGGTTTGAAACCCGAGAATGTCAGCGTGATCGACAGCAAAGGGAACATTCTCTCCGCCTTCATTCAAGAGGAGCAGGAAGAGAACAATCCGGATAATCCTGAAGGGACCGCCTTGACCCAACAGGCGAAGCTGACCCTTCACCAGATGGAGGTCCAGCAAAGCTTTGAAAGGAACCTGGAAGGCAAGATCAATTCCATGCTGGCCAAGGTCCTCGAAGGGAACGGGCATTTTTCGGTGAAAGTTACCGCCGAGCTTAATTTTGACAAGACTGAAAGCGATTCGGAAATATTCGAACCCGTCGTGGATGGGCAAGGGATCGCCCGTTCCAGCCAGACGAAAAAAGAGCAATATGTAGGGGACGGTGGCTTCCCGGCCAGTATTGTTGGGGGGGTTCCTGGGACCGATTCCAATATTCCCGGGTACCAAGCTGTGGCGGGCACGAATTCCCAATATTCGAAGGAAGAGAATACGACCAATTATGAGATCAACCGGACGGTCAAGCACAATGTGATCGCCCCAGGGGCACCGAAGCGGATCTCGGTCGCTGTGTTCGTTGATAATCTTCAGCCCCAGCAGAAGGAAGCCATCCAGTCGGCGGTCGTCGCCGCTGCCGGACTGGACCTCAACCGGGGCGATCAAGTGGCCGTGGAGAACATGCCCTTCATCAATACGGATGCTTTGGCTGCCCAGAAGGAGAAGCAAATGGAAGAACACCAGAATTTCATCCTGACCGTCGGAAAGATCGGCCTTTTGGTTCTGATGGCCTTGGGGATGCTCCTGTTCTTGAGGTCCTTGCTGAAGCCGAAACGGGAGAAGCAATACATCGAGACCTTGGATGATCTGCCTGAAGAACCCGTGATGATGCCCCA comes from the bacterium genome and includes:
- the fliF gene encoding flagellar basal-body MS-ring/collar protein FliF, which produces MNNFFQQMIQQFKEVWGRFNRTQKTLIIAIPSVLLIGLLVFILVSSQSRYEVLYSHLEEKDASEVTAELKKENIPYKLATKDNYVVVLVPSEKVYDTRLNLAGQGLPKGSGVGYEIFDQPKWGSTDFTQKVNYKRALETEMARTISSLQQIQTARVSIVMPEPELFTEKEKPTTASVVLELKPDNPLRKEQVRGIVHLVSASVEGLKPENVSVIDSKGNILSAFIQEEQEENNPDNPEGTALTQQAKLTLHQMEVQQSFERNLEGKINSMLAKVLEGNGHFSVKVTAELNFDKTESDSEIFEPVVDGQGIARSSQTKKEQYVGDGGFPASIVGGVPGTDSNIPGYQAVAGTNSQYSKEENTTNYEINRTVKHNVIAPGAPKRISVAVFVDNLQPQQKEAIQSAVVAAAGLDLNRGDQVAVENMPFINTDALAAQKEKQMEEHQNFILTVGKIGLLVLMALGMLLFLRSLLKPKREKQYIETLDDLPEEPVMMPQVEDIITTDVTAEDLARAEAARDAKKREAVRKEVFDMANRNPENVAQIIKKWLSEE
- a CDS encoding MerR family transcriptional regulator; this encodes MILTIKEIASKLGVHEQTLRNWERSGLLKISRFGRNRTRIYNEKDLLLCRKIIGLSDQGINLRGIKELLAREKNGRVKGVVVGHRH
- the flgB gene encoding flagellar basal body rod protein FlgB → MVNPVVPIDPLMVLQKSLDSLAIQHEAIANNLANIDTPQFKRTVVSFQDKLKNALEVNPPSDLWRTNPMHFPMAKPISLDHFQPDSRTITETIGRNDGNNVDLEMESGVLAENNLLYNSLVDVTSRYMANLRHSITEGKQ
- the fliE gene encoding flagellar hook-basal body complex protein FliE; the protein is MQIQPIQMPISMTQGMIQPIQPLEAQSIANSTEVSAANFKDLLKNALTDLNASQVGANESIKNLATGGEENLHDVMISMEKASLTLQYAIQIRNKVLESYQSVIQMQI
- a CDS encoding sensor domain-containing diguanylate cyclase, with the translated sequence MTSPVSSKNPFSPKKLLAYTLLAAGFFLAASGVCIRPLPEVPNQWLILSWGLAFAWLFTLIRFQVFAKSNRLFFLLGTVLGLQLLAQSTGGEQSPLLFAVFILMGTAAWEGEARFGFWVAASFCLLEAVYLRREDSTLGFPLYLRWAAYLASAFFLAGIVKTRKEKEHLDHQLKSLKNDAVHLVSKAEPSSFNIPKDKLLQEESRISARVGTVMELEDTLRRQLSLFQGALSLQTAAFFLTTQMAEKEVLRLRAWSSAGDSIAPDVTLVLGETLVGLAAKERRRVLLNDMSSDSARALPYYVRAMNVGSFLAQPVFFKSGTSEGTGNDETELAGVLVLDHPEKDFFNEKILGLLEPLIMLVADEIENVRILHFSRTKTRNLHALYEVSRSFSAHLKVERVLEAAVKTAREIAICDSCYIALLEGDNRSFTVRAWWGHQAAEKSSKLEDELAAWMLENKNPIRYTRGVREKSLNSFTKKEGMLGSTQSFLMAPLMSGEDVLGVIRLNSSRANAYQSYDQDVLVTLANQTAMALGNAIMVEQIEEMAIRDGLTGCFNHRYFQEKLGEEMAKAERYNKDLCLALLDVDHFKKFNDSYGHQEGDRVLRTVAEVIQGTVRRKIDTVARYGGEEFAIILPECDGNAGREWADRIRKNVEGHLFENNGKPLYRVTVSLGVSTFPFDSREQKELIQLADKGLYTAKKNGRNRVELYRPGQD
- the flgC gene encoding flagellar basal body rod protein FlgC; its protein translation is MGALSGVFAPFAISASALTAERLRMDVISNNIANANTTRTVEGGPYVRQRVVFAPRFDATPAFAPLLPTMTPDGQPVGVRVTAIERDPATPKMVYDPGHPDANAEGYVAYPNVNVVNEMVDMISATRAYEANITAFNATKSMALQALSLGK